From the genome of Staphylococcus haemolyticus, one region includes:
- a CDS encoding protein arginine kinase yields the protein MSDMNAHISEWMKETEESPIVMSSRIRLARNLENHVHPLMFPSEQDGFRVINEVQDVLPDLDLMRLDTMDQQNKMKLVAKHLISPELIKQPASAVLLNKDESISIMINEEDHIRIQAMGTDLSLQDLYNIASEIDDTLDQSLDISYDEHLGYLTTCPTNIGTGMRASVMLHLPGLSIMKRMNRIAQTINRFGFTIRGIYGEGSQVYGHIYQISNQLTLGKTEDEIIDNLTEVVQQIINEEMQIRERLTQYNELETLDRIYRSLGILQNSRIISMEEASYRLSEVKLGIDLGYLTLSDFKFNELMVSIQSAFIYNDEDETISVNEKRANILREYTQ from the coding sequence ATGAGTGATATGAATGCTCATATCAGTGAATGGATGAAGGAAACTGAAGAATCTCCAATTGTTATGTCATCAAGAATTCGATTGGCTAGAAACTTAGAAAATCACGTTCACCCACTCATGTTTCCATCAGAACAAGATGGCTTCAGAGTTATAAATGAAGTACAAGATGTATTGCCTGATTTAGATTTAATGCGTTTGGATACAATGGATCAACAAAACAAAATGAAACTTGTTGCAAAACATTTAATTAGTCCTGAACTGATTAAACAACCCGCATCAGCAGTGTTATTGAATAAAGATGAATCAATAAGCATTATGATTAATGAAGAAGATCATATACGCATACAAGCAATGGGCACCGATTTATCTTTACAAGACTTATATAACATAGCTAGTGAGATTGATGATACGTTAGATCAATCACTAGACATTAGTTATGATGAACATTTAGGATATTTAACTACGTGTCCAACAAATATTGGTACAGGTATGCGAGCAAGTGTGATGTTACACTTGCCAGGATTATCCATTATGAAACGTATGAATCGTATTGCACAGACAATTAATCGTTTCGGTTTTACAATTCGAGGTATATATGGAGAAGGCTCGCAAGTCTATGGCCATATTTATCAAATCTCAAATCAATTAACACTTGGTAAGACTGAAGATGAAATCATAGATAATTTAACTGAAGTTGTTCAACAAATCATAAATGAAGAAATGCAAATTCGTGAACGTTTGACTCAATACAATGAATTAGAAACGCTAGACCGTATTTATCGGTCATTGGGTATTTTACAAAATAGTCGGATCATTTCAATGGAAGAAGCTTCTTATCGTTTAAGTGAAGTGAAATTAGGTATCGATTTAGGGTATTTAACATTGAGTGATTTTAAATTTAATGAATTAAT